The following are encoded together in the Cyanobacterium aponinum PCC 10605 genome:
- the typA gene encoding translational GTPase TypA, translating to MSLPIRNVAIIAHVDHGKTTLVDALLKQSGIFREGEEIPTCVMDSNDIERERGITILSKNTAVRYKDTLINIVDTPGHADFGGEVERVLGMVDGCILIVDANEGPMPQTRFVLKKALEKGLRPIVVVNKIDRPRAEPDTAVDKVFDLFVELGADDDQCDFTTLYASGLAGFAKANLDDEEVDMQPLFEAILHHVPPPAGDPEKPLQLQVTTLDYSEYLGRIVIGRIHNGTIEAGQQAALMKEDGSMVKARISKLLGFEGLQRVELEKASAGYIVAVAGFSDANIGETITCPNEPQALPLIKVDEPTLRMTFSVNNSPFAGQEGKFVTSRQIRDRLTRELETNVALRVEDGESAEQFIVSGRGELHLGILIENMRREGFEFQVSQPQVIYREVNGQPYEPFEYLVLDVPEEAQGSCIERLGQRKAEMQDMQSGGNGRTQMEFIIPARGLIGFRGEFIRMTKGEGIMNHSFHEYRPLVGELETRYNGVLIAFEEGVSTFYAMKNAEDRGVFFIHPGTKVYKGMIIGESNRAQDVELNVCKTKQLTNHRSATGDELVQLQTPVEMTLERALEYIGPDELVEVTPESIRLRKLPSKKLAKR from the coding sequence ATGTCTCTCCCCATTCGCAATGTTGCGATTATTGCCCACGTTGACCACGGCAAAACCACTTTAGTTGATGCTTTATTAAAACAATCTGGTATCTTCCGAGAAGGAGAAGAAATACCCACCTGCGTGATGGATTCCAATGATATTGAAAGAGAAAGAGGAATCACCATCTTATCTAAAAACACCGCAGTACGTTATAAAGATACTTTAATTAATATTGTTGATACCCCCGGCCACGCTGACTTTGGTGGTGAAGTAGAACGAGTTTTAGGAATGGTTGATGGCTGTATCTTGATTGTGGATGCCAATGAAGGACCTATGCCTCAAACCCGTTTTGTACTCAAAAAAGCCCTTGAAAAAGGTTTACGTCCTATTGTTGTTGTTAATAAGATCGATCGCCCCCGTGCTGAACCTGATACTGCTGTAGATAAAGTATTTGACTTATTTGTCGAACTAGGTGCAGATGATGATCAATGCGATTTTACCACCCTTTATGCCTCTGGTTTAGCAGGATTTGCCAAAGCGAACCTCGATGATGAGGAAGTGGATATGCAACCTCTATTTGAGGCAATTTTACACCATGTTCCACCCCCAGCAGGAGATCCCGAAAAGCCTTTACAATTACAAGTTACCACCCTCGACTATTCCGAATATTTAGGACGTATTGTCATTGGCAGAATCCATAATGGAACCATTGAAGCAGGACAACAAGCGGCTTTAATGAAAGAAGATGGTAGCATGGTTAAAGCCAGAATTAGCAAATTATTAGGCTTTGAAGGCTTACAAAGAGTTGAATTAGAAAAAGCTAGTGCAGGTTATATCGTAGCGGTTGCTGGTTTTTCTGATGCAAATATCGGTGAAACTATCACTTGCCCCAATGAACCTCAAGCCTTACCTTTAATTAAGGTGGATGAACCTACCTTAAGAATGACCTTCTCTGTTAATAACTCTCCTTTTGCAGGGCAAGAAGGTAAATTCGTTACTTCTCGTCAAATCAGAGACAGACTTACCCGTGAGTTAGAAACCAACGTAGCTTTAAGGGTAGAAGATGGTGAATCTGCAGAACAATTTATCGTCTCTGGACGTGGTGAGTTACATTTAGGTATCCTCATCGAAAATATGCGCCGTGAAGGTTTTGAGTTCCAAGTATCTCAGCCTCAAGTTATTTACCGTGAAGTCAATGGACAACCCTACGAACCCTTTGAATATCTCGTTTTAGACGTTCCAGAAGAGGCTCAGGGTAGCTGTATTGAGCGTTTAGGTCAAAGAAAAGCTGAAATGCAAGATATGCAGTCTGGTGGCAATGGACGTACTCAGATGGAATTTATTATTCCTGCACGGGGTTTAATTGGTTTCCGTGGTGAGTTCATTCGCATGACTAAGGGTGAAGGTATCATGAACCATAGTTTCCATGAATATCGTCCTTTAGTTGGTGAGTTAGAAACCCGTTACAACGGTGTTTTAATCGCTTTTGAAGAGGGTGTTTCTACTTTCTACGCTATGAAAAACGCTGAAGACAGAGGAGTATTCTTCATTCACCCCGGTACTAAAGTTTATAAGGGTATGATTATCGGAGAAAGTAACCGTGCCCAAGATGTAGAGTTAAACGTTTGTAAAACTAAGCAGTTAACTAACCATCGCTCTGCCACAGGGGATGAATTAGTGCAGTTGCAAACTCCTGTAGAAATGACTTTAGAAAGGGCGTTGGAATATATTGGACCTGATGAGTTAGTGGAGGTTACTCCTGAGTCTATTCGTTTACGCAAGTTACCTAGTAAGAAATTAGCTAAAAGATAA
- a CDS encoding Uma2 family endonuclease: protein MTLSVEHQIIYPESDGQPMADNTKQFRWIVFLKENLECLFANNSNVFVAGDLLWYPQQGKPDIRVAPDVMVVFGRAKGDRGSYRQWEEDNIAPQVVFEIISPSNTMKEMLKKQQFYERYGVEEYYIYDPDRHDFTGFQRINDKLTLIDHINTWISPRLGIKFVFTQENLKVYYPDESPFLTTIELKQKADAEKQRADMEKQRADSAELELEKLKQFLQQQGIDLPKSE, encoded by the coding sequence ATGACTCTCTCCGTAGAACATCAAATCATTTATCCCGAAAGCGATGGGCAACCGATGGCAGACAATACAAAACAATTTCGCTGGATTGTATTTTTGAAAGAAAATTTGGAATGTTTATTTGCTAACAACTCTAATGTATTTGTCGCCGGTGATTTACTCTGGTATCCCCAACAGGGAAAACCTGATATTCGGGTTGCCCCCGATGTTATGGTAGTATTTGGTAGAGCTAAAGGTGATAGAGGTTCTTATCGTCAATGGGAAGAAGATAATATCGCCCCTCAAGTGGTATTTGAAATCATCTCACCCAGCAACACCATGAAAGAAATGTTGAAAAAACAGCAATTTTATGAACGTTATGGGGTCGAAGAATATTACATCTATGATCCTGATCGCCATGACTTCACTGGATTTCAACGAATCAATGATAAATTAACCCTCATCGATCATATTAATACTTGGATTAGTCCGAGATTGGGGATAAAATTTGTCTTCACCCAAGAAAATTTAAAAGTCTATTACCCCGATGAGAGTCCGTTTTTAACCACCATTGAATTAAAACAAAAGGCAGATGCGGAAAAACAACGGGCGGACATGGAAAAACAACGGGCAGATTCAGCCGAGTTGGAATTAGAAAAATTAAAACAGTTTTTGCAACAACAAGGTATTGATTTACCCAAATCTGAGTAA
- a CDS encoding glycosyltransferase has product MINSQTKNNPLFISLIPNLMGGEGHIIPYHQSITKAMNILGWHHEVIYSTEDNLPSLPSHWQGCVKGNQLEEKANIFQTIKDVDLFAKTIKIFLEQRLISNSNQPIIIFVERFIHLQLFSLLLAINNLPKDNLYIWVLYRHNFHQHKTKGIYKLLNKLLKKSVKKDHFHLFSDSELLANSMEKYFNESFTVMPIPHTEFVDKNRDLENNSIICWWAGPPREEKGWQVIRSLADYPIKNGDNFVLVTAKSADLISINGGVKVITTDDNLSRLDYIHWLQKTDIMLIPYDAIAYQERTSGVFTEAVMAGNIPLTTTNTWMARELLKFGLDNLIISWENPESVWQHIEKVFHCQETRCKLKKMQESYRNIHNIHNFAHQFLISLA; this is encoded by the coding sequence ATGATTAATAGCCAAACAAAAAATAATCCTCTGTTTATTTCTTTAATACCCAATTTAATGGGAGGGGAAGGGCATATTATCCCCTATCATCAGTCAATTACTAAGGCGATGAATATTTTGGGGTGGCACCATGAAGTTATTTATTCAACGGAGGATAATTTACCTTCTTTACCTTCTCATTGGCAGGGTTGTGTTAAGGGTAATCAACTAGAAGAAAAAGCTAATATTTTTCAAACTATTAAGGATGTAGATTTATTTGCTAAAACTATCAAAATTTTTCTGGAACAAAGGCTAATTTCTAATAGTAATCAACCGATAATTATTTTTGTTGAAAGGTTTATTCATTTACAATTATTTTCTTTATTATTAGCTATTAATAATTTGCCAAAGGATAATTTATATATTTGGGTTTTATATCGTCATAATTTTCATCAGCATAAAACTAAAGGCATATATAAACTATTAAATAAACTTCTCAAAAAGTCTGTAAAAAAAGACCATTTCCATCTTTTTAGTGACAGCGAGTTATTGGCTAATTCTATGGAGAAGTATTTTAATGAAAGTTTTACGGTAATGCCTATTCCTCATACAGAATTTGTGGATAAAAATAGGGATCTTGAAAATAATTCTATCATTTGTTGGTGGGCAGGTCCTCCTCGTGAAGAGAAAGGATGGCAAGTAATTAGAAGTTTGGCAGACTATCCGATAAAAAATGGCGATAATTTCGTTTTAGTTACAGCAAAAAGTGCTGATTTAATCTCTATTAATGGGGGAGTAAAAGTTATTACTACTGATGATAATTTGTCTCGTCTCGATTATATTCATTGGTTGCAAAAAACTGATATTATGTTGATACCCTATGATGCGATCGCATATCAAGAGAGAACATCAGGTGTTTTCACTGAGGCAGTTATGGCGGGAAATATTCCTTTAACAACTACGAATACTTGGATGGCAAGGGAATTGTTAAAATTTGGTTTAGATAATTTAATAATTAGTTGGGAAAATCCTGAATCTGTGTGGCAACATATAGAAAAAGTTTTTCATTGTCAGGAAACGAGATGCAAGTTAAAAAAAATGCAGGAAAGCTATCGCAATATTCATAATATCCACAATTTCGCCCATCAGTTTCTTATTAGTCTTGCTTAG
- a CDS encoding serine/threonine-protein kinase: MQNSHYRIVGLAGEGQFGKVYAAIHRQTGELVALKELNPFKFSTKKFLREIRILLSLDHPNIIRCYGVEHYQDKRYLVTEYCDGGTLRDLLAANNNRVNIEYKLKIIIDILEGLSHAHKEGIIHRDLKPENILLSVTSQGWKAKISDFGIAKIEVEDAIANISNMGDTGSPAYMAPEQFYGKYSYGSDIYSVGIILYELITGVRPFSGTPSEIMFAHLNRQPKFPKNLSPNLRLILREALQKLPQHRFRTASEMKAQILQCVLDLENKDVGFYEEIRKKPLYLELIQEELNDKEDIICLKTQGNLLYQTSAKKVTVKTFNFHHQKINFCFKNNYLFPENIIDLKIINNGCVVVTKDSKERDVYKLHLCQDKKRSLIHIKSDYFHYGIDSNCRWFAVTKTEGNEQGFQIIKTQDLSPITPLITDFIPSEIIILDSCHGIVIYTQNDIDKNRTYFRLFNRRGVWYDTYTVFLPLRRIVYHSRHSKTLLAGERKTNNLILLKFYPFSVKRIPLHFYPDFYYPMTTGFICASTSGNVALLNLEGNLLGLSHFQHNIRAIAPLNEDTIITITGDNSEQKQLIYRFKTIKNNKVIPINFS, translated from the coding sequence GTGCAAAATTCACACTACAGAATAGTTGGTTTGGCAGGAGAAGGACAATTTGGGAAAGTCTATGCCGCTATACATCGTCAAACAGGAGAATTAGTGGCACTGAAAGAATTAAATCCTTTTAAATTCTCGACAAAAAAATTCTTAAGAGAGATTCGCATTTTACTAAGTTTAGATCATCCTAACATTATTCGTTGTTATGGAGTAGAGCATTATCAGGACAAAAGATATTTAGTCACAGAATATTGCGATGGAGGCACTTTAAGAGATTTACTCGCTGCAAATAATAATAGGGTGAATATTGAATATAAGCTAAAAATCATTATCGATATATTAGAAGGTTTAAGTCATGCTCACAAAGAGGGAATCATCCATCGAGATTTAAAGCCAGAAAATATTTTACTCTCCGTTACTTCTCAGGGATGGAAAGCTAAAATTTCCGATTTTGGTATCGCTAAAATTGAGGTTGAAGATGCGATCGCAAACATTAGTAATATGGGTGATACTGGTTCTCCTGCCTATATGGCACCAGAGCAATTTTACGGTAAATATTCTTATGGGTCTGATATTTATTCTGTGGGTATTATCTTATATGAGTTAATTACAGGAGTTCGTCCTTTTTCTGGCACTCCTTCAGAAATAATGTTTGCCCATTTAAACAGACAACCCAAATTTCCTAAAAATTTATCTCCCAATTTGCGTTTAATTTTAAGAGAAGCCTTACAAAAATTACCACAACATCGTTTTCGCACCGCCTCAGAAATGAAAGCACAAATTTTACAATGTGTTTTAGATTTAGAAAATAAAGATGTTGGTTTCTATGAAGAAATTAGAAAAAAGCCCCTTTATTTAGAATTAATACAAGAAGAACTAAATGATAAAGAAGACATTATTTGTTTAAAAACTCAAGGCAACTTATTATATCAAACCAGTGCAAAAAAAGTAACGGTTAAAACATTTAATTTTCATCATCAAAAAATTAATTTTTGCTTTAAAAATAACTATCTTTTTCCTGAGAATATTATTGATTTAAAAATCATTAATAATGGCTGTGTTGTTGTTACCAAAGATAGCAAAGAAAGAGATGTATATAAACTCCATTTATGTCAAGATAAAAAAAGAAGTTTAATTCATATAAAAAGTGATTATTTTCATTATGGAATAGATAGTAATTGTCGTTGGTTTGCGGTGACGAAAACTGAGGGTAATGAGCAGGGCTTTCAAATAATCAAAACACAAGATTTATCCCCGATTACTCCTTTAATTACTGATTTTATTCCCTCAGAAATTATTATTCTTGATTCCTGTCATGGAATTGTTATTTATACTCAAAATGATATTGATAAAAACCGAACTTATTTTAGATTATTTAACCGTCGAGGAGTTTGGTATGATACTTATACCGTATTTTTACCATTAAGAAGAATCGTTTATCATTCCCGACATTCTAAGACTTTATTGGCAGGAGAAAGAAAAACAAATAATTTAATTTTGCTTAAGTTTTATCCCTTTTCTGTTAAGCGCATTCCCCTTCATTTTTACCCAGATTTTTATTATCCCATGACCACCGGCTTTATTTGTGCTAGTACTTCGGGAAATGTTGCTTTATTAAATTTAGAGGGAAACTTACTAGGTTTATCCCATTTTCAACATAATATAAGAGCGATCGCACCTTTAAATGAAGATACCATTATTACTATCACTGGGGATAATAGTGAGCAAAAACAACTAATTTACCGCTTTAAAACCATTAAAAATAATAAAGTTATTCCTATTAATTTTTCTTAG
- a CDS encoding ribonucleotide-diphosphate reductase subunit beta encodes MPLTPIFNPQGDDRIENRTIWFGNTTNLMQLNDVRYSWAIGLYQQMRENFWIPQKLDITQDVTDYWNLTNDERRAFEGILSYLTFLDSVQTCNIPHLKSSITAPEISLCMAEQISQEGMHNHAYQYMIETIIPSEKRDKVYDFWRTDKVLAGRCEFIARMYQKYIDNPTEENYFIALLADYLLESLYFYNGFIYFYNLAARMLMPGSADIFKMINRDELSHVRLYQRLIPEAMRSFPHSLDQIYEMFDTAVQHECRWTNHIVGDNILGITQSSTERYTKYLANIRLRAIGLDPLYTDPEYSKSPYTHLEKFSDTKKDGNTKANFFESSVTSYVMSSGVAGWEEI; translated from the coding sequence ATGCCCCTAACACCGATTTTTAACCCCCAAGGGGACGATCGCATCGAAAACAGAACTATTTGGTTCGGTAACACTACAAACTTGATGCAACTTAATGATGTACGCTATTCATGGGCGATTGGACTTTATCAACAGATGCGGGAAAATTTTTGGATTCCCCAGAAACTAGATATTACACAAGATGTCACAGATTACTGGAATTTGACTAATGATGAACGTCGTGCCTTTGAGGGGATTTTATCATATTTAACCTTCTTAGACTCTGTTCAAACCTGCAATATCCCCCACTTAAAAAGTTCCATTACTGCCCCTGAAATCAGCTTATGTATGGCAGAACAAATTTCTCAAGAGGGGATGCACAATCACGCTTATCAATACATGATTGAAACCATTATTCCCAGTGAAAAGAGAGATAAGGTATATGATTTTTGGCGTACAGATAAAGTATTAGCAGGTAGGTGTGAATTTATTGCTCGGATGTATCAAAAATACATTGATAATCCCACTGAGGAGAATTATTTTATTGCCTTGTTAGCTGATTATTTATTAGAGAGTCTCTATTTCTATAACGGCTTTATTTACTTTTATAATCTCGCCGCAAGAATGTTGATGCCCGGGAGTGCAGATATATTCAAAATGATTAATCGTGATGAATTATCCCACGTTAGACTATATCAAAGATTGATCCCTGAAGCGATGCGATCGTTTCCACATTCTCTTGATCAAATTTATGAAATGTTTGATACTGCGGTACAGCATGAATGTCGTTGGACTAATCACATTGTAGGGGATAATATCCTAGGAATAACCCAATCAAGCACAGAACGCTATACAAAATATCTAGCAAATATTAGACTAAGAGCGATCGGACTTGATCCTCTCTATACAGATCCTGAGTATAGCAAAAGTCCTTACACCCATTTAGAAAAATTCTCAGACACGAAAAAAGATGGTAATACTAAAGCTAATTTCTTTGAGTCTAGTGTTACTAGCTATGTGATGTCTTCTGGAGTTGCTGGTTGGGAAGAAATTTAA
- a CDS encoding Tll0287-like domain-containing protein, translating into MIKKLWKMVLSILCVSLIWFSGGNKILHADTLPNDLGKAVTEIENLDEMRSHLASFLESTPDKPTPDTFKQVCKPVGMKMKQLGEENGWQTKQIAKKYRNPNHAPQNLQEVMALAKFEQDENLKGFWQPEIVDGVKGTKYYRRINVESSCLACHGLKNERPSFVQQKYPQDLAYNFHVGDLRGMYSVFIPEDAIEALKDN; encoded by the coding sequence ATGATAAAAAAATTATGGAAAATGGTGTTGAGCATTCTTTGTGTTTCTCTAATTTGGTTTAGTGGTGGGAATAAGATACTTCATGCGGATACCCTTCCCAATGATTTGGGAAAAGCAGTGACAGAAATTGAAAATTTGGATGAAATGCGATCGCATCTTGCTAGTTTTTTGGAATCAACCCCAGACAAACCAACTCCAGATACTTTTAAACAAGTGTGTAAACCAGTGGGTATGAAGATGAAACAACTGGGGGAAGAAAATGGTTGGCAAACAAAGCAAATAGCGAAAAAATATCGTAATCCTAACCATGCTCCCCAAAATTTACAGGAAGTCATGGCATTAGCCAAATTTGAACAAGACGAAAATCTAAAAGGATTTTGGCAACCAGAAATTGTAGATGGAGTCAAAGGCACAAAATATTATCGCCGTATTAACGTAGAATCAAGTTGTTTAGCTTGTCATGGCTTAAAAAATGAGCGTCCTAGCTTTGTTCAACAAAAATATCCTCAAGATTTAGCCTATAATTTCCATGTGGGAGATTTAAGAGGTATGTATTCGGTATTTATTCCCGAAGATGCTATCGAGGCTTTAAAAGACAACTAA
- the thrB gene encoding homoserine kinase — protein sequence MSNPDSIVVKVPATTANLGAGFDCIGAALEFYNEFAFSLSQDDTTFTVEGEGADKITLDENNLLYQSFLYYYQQLNLTPPKVNISIKINVPLARGLGSSATAIIAGLLGANHFSSNSLTQTELLEMAIALEGHPDNVVPALLGNCILSVGEKGNWHFVPINCHEKIKFIVAIPDFELSTESARKVLPPHLTYSEAVYNIAHLGLLIKALETGNEDWLREALEDKLHQPYRKSLIKGYDEIYQAVVKGGGYGMVISGAGPTLLALTSEQHQETVTQAMAQTWASLGVNAIVKCLNLNTQGAISE from the coding sequence ATGAGTAACCCTGATTCTATTGTTGTAAAAGTACCTGCAACCACCGCTAATTTAGGGGCAGGTTTTGACTGTATTGGGGCGGCACTAGAATTTTATAATGAGTTTGCATTTAGTTTGAGTCAAGATGATACAACCTTTACCGTTGAAGGGGAAGGGGCAGATAAAATTACTTTAGATGAAAATAACCTTTTATATCAGTCTTTTCTTTACTATTATCAACAACTTAATTTAACTCCTCCTAAAGTTAACATTTCTATTAAAATCAATGTACCCTTAGCCAGAGGTTTGGGAAGTTCTGCAACAGCTATTATTGCGGGGTTATTAGGGGCAAATCACTTTTCTTCTAATTCATTAACCCAAACAGAATTACTAGAAATGGCGATCGCACTAGAAGGACATCCCGATAACGTTGTACCTGCCCTCCTCGGTAATTGTATTTTATCTGTAGGAGAAAAAGGAAATTGGCATTTTGTCCCTATTAATTGTCATGAAAAGATCAAATTTATAGTTGCTATTCCCGACTTTGAATTATCTACCGAATCCGCTAGAAAAGTTTTACCCCCTCATTTAACTTATAGTGAAGCTGTTTATAACATAGCCCATTTAGGCTTGTTAATTAAAGCCTTAGAGACAGGAAACGAAGATTGGTTGAGAGAAGCATTAGAAGACAAACTTCATCAACCCTATCGTAAAAGTTTAATCAAAGGCTATGACGAGATTTATCAAGCCGTTGTCAAAGGTGGGGGATATGGTATGGTAATTAGTGGGGCGGGGCCTACTTTACTGGCTCTTACCAGTGAGCAACATCAAGAAACTGTTACTCAGGCTATGGCACAAACTTGGGCTAGTTTAGGTGTAAATGCGATCGTCAAATGCCTTAATCTGAACACTCAGGGAGCAATTAGTGAATAG
- a CDS encoding PD-(D/E)XK nuclease family protein produces MNKYWKLSQSQLNLLQTCPPQFQKVYIEKYTSIPNLSNEEKTVWGKKFHYLMQQYQLGVNIELLKDENPDLIRSAKTLIEATEDIWSNPKIKLREAEYQINYQLDKYLFTVIYDLLVFYDNKAIIFDWKTYPLPENNNRILHNWQTKLYLYILAENSNYLPEQISFTYWFVKQSDKLQNLTINYDQKKHSSTEKELKNLLVNLEKYYQNYRNNNIDFPHHSKCETCFYRKNFAHLFVSNNEFIPQSLDDIF; encoded by the coding sequence ATGAATAAATATTGGAAATTATCTCAAAGTCAACTCAATTTACTGCAAACTTGTCCTCCCCAATTTCAAAAAGTTTATATAGAAAAATATACGTCGATTCCTAATCTTAGCAATGAAGAAAAAACTGTTTGGGGAAAAAAATTTCATTATCTAATGCAACAATATCAATTAGGAGTAAATATAGAATTATTAAAAGATGAAAATCCTGATTTAATTAGAAGTGCAAAAACATTAATCGAGGCAACAGAAGATATTTGGAGTAATCCTAAGATAAAGCTAAGAGAAGCAGAATATCAAATTAATTATCAACTAGATAAATATCTATTCACTGTTATTTATGATTTGTTAGTTTTTTATGATAATAAAGCTATTATTTTTGACTGGAAAACTTATCCATTACCAGAAAACAATAATAGAATATTACATAATTGGCAAACAAAACTATATTTATATATTTTAGCAGAAAATAGTAATTACTTACCTGAACAAATTTCCTTTACTTATTGGTTTGTTAAACAGTCTGATAAGCTCCAAAATTTAACTATTAATTATGATCAGAAAAAACATTCTAGTACAGAAAAAGAATTAAAAAACCTCTTAGTTAATTTAGAAAAATATTATCAAAATTATCGAAATAATAATATAGATTTTCCTCATCATTCAAAATGCGAAACTTGTTTTTATCGGAAAAATTTTGCTCATTTATTTGTTTCTAATAATGAGTTTATTCCTCAATCTCTCGATGATATTTTTTAA
- the purN gene encoding phosphoribosylglycinamide formyltransferase encodes MDHSSSSFIISPYPQSIKLDKTLKLGVMASGSGSNFEAIARSIDEGELNAKIELLIYNNPEATVKNRAQKYQIPSLLLNHRDFSNRKALDRAIVEEFKARDVEWVIMAGWMRIVTEELLKAFPQRVINIHPSLLPSFKGINAIEQALEAQVKITGCTVHLVDLEVDSGPILVQAAVPILPNDTPETLHQRIQIQEHRIITQGIAIASALQGS; translated from the coding sequence ATGGATCATTCTTCTTCCTCTTTTATTATTTCTCCTTATCCCCAGTCCATCAAGTTAGATAAAACCCTTAAATTAGGGGTTATGGCTTCGGGTAGTGGCAGTAATTTTGAAGCGATCGCGCGTTCTATTGATGAGGGAGAATTAAATGCTAAAATTGAATTGTTGATTTATAACAATCCTGAAGCTACGGTAAAAAATAGAGCTCAAAAGTATCAAATTCCTTCACTTTTATTGAATCATCGGGATTTTTCCAACCGTAAAGCCTTAGATAGGGCAATAGTAGAAGAATTTAAAGCCCGTGATGTGGAATGGGTAATCATGGCAGGTTGGATGAGAATTGTTACAGAAGAATTGTTAAAGGCTTTTCCTCAGAGAGTGATTAATATTCATCCTAGTCTCTTACCTAGTTTCAAAGGGATTAACGCCATTGAACAAGCATTAGAAGCACAGGTGAAAATAACTGGTTGTACTGTACATTTAGTGGATTTAGAGGTGGATAGTGGCCCTATTTTAGTTCAAGCCGCCGTACCAATTTTACCCAATGACACCCCTGAGACTTTACATCAACGAATTCAGATTCAAGAACATCGTATCATAACTCAAGGAATTGCGATCGCAAGCGCACTTCAGGGAAGCTGA
- a CDS encoding AI-2E family transporter: MKDNFKFFELWNKIPQWLKIFFLFPLLFLNGFLLFVLIDYLQPLVSFLIIASIIAFLLELVIKLLIKQGVNRSIAITIVLLSALIFLIVNSFILIPLLIQQLNELIINSPTWIKQANQYLISLSDLPIFEKFSINLDGIIQEITNKISSILKTLGTQTLNIVVTTINSVFDVLFIVIFTIFLLIGGDKFWQGLYSFFPEPWNVKIPRYFRQTFKDYFFSRLILVGIASVVRLVVFILLGVPSALLFAFGIGIASLVPLLGGFLTILCTLIIVFKSGKLALFFFVSATIIDQVTDNVVAPRLMGELIGLNPIWLIISLFLGAKIGGLLGIFLAVPVASVIKKIIDDLRPPKMILDESSLKLSANLDDDDEL, translated from the coding sequence ATGAAAGATAACTTTAAATTTTTTGAATTGTGGAATAAAATACCCCAATGGTTGAAAATATTTTTTCTATTTCCTCTTCTTTTTCTTAACGGTTTTTTACTGTTTGTTCTTATTGATTATCTACAGCCTTTAGTTAGTTTTTTAATTATTGCTAGTATTATTGCTTTTTTACTAGAATTAGTCATTAAATTATTAATCAAACAAGGTGTAAATCGCTCGATCGCTATTACAATCGTTTTGTTATCTGCCTTAATATTCCTCATTGTTAATAGTTTTATCTTAATTCCTCTTTTAATTCAACAGCTAAATGAGCTAATTATCAACTCTCCCACTTGGATAAAACAGGCTAATCAATATTTAATATCTCTTTCTGATTTACCCATATTTGAAAAGTTTTCCATTAATTTAGACGGTATTATTCAAGAAATAACAAATAAAATATCTTCTATTCTTAAGACTTTAGGAACTCAAACTCTCAATATTGTTGTAACTACAATTAATAGCGTTTTTGACGTTTTATTTATTGTTATTTTTACCATATTTTTATTGATAGGAGGGGATAAATTTTGGCAGGGTTTATATAGTTTTTTCCCTGAACCTTGGAATGTGAAAATTCCCCGTTATTTTCGTCAGACTTTTAAAGATTACTTTTTTAGCCGTTTAATTTTAGTGGGCATTGCTAGTGTGGTTCGTCTTGTCGTCTTTATATTATTAGGTGTACCTTCGGCTTTATTATTTGCTTTTGGTATTGGTATTGCTAGTTTAGTACCTCTTTTAGGAGGATTTTTGACTATATTATGTACTCTAATTATTGTTTTTAAGAGTGGTAAATTAGCTTTATTTTTCTTTGTCTCAGCTACTATTATTGACCAAGTTACCGATAATGTAGTTGCACCTCGTTTAATGGGAGAGTTAATTGGTTTAAATCCTATTTGGTTGATTATTTCTTTATTTCTCGGGGCAAAAATAGGTGGTTTGTTAGGCATATTTTTAGCTGTACCTGTAGCTAGTGTCATCAAAAAAATTATTGACGATTTAAGACCACCAAAAATGATTCTTGATGAGTCTTCTCTTAAGTTATCAGCTAATTTGGATGATGATGATGAGCTTTAG